In the genome of Vicia villosa cultivar HV-30 ecotype Madison, WI linkage group LG7, Vvil1.0, whole genome shotgun sequence, one region contains:
- the LOC131617660 gene encoding amino acid transporter AVT6C-like, translating into MMALSSFKYFNKYKFPIKTSSGKKQDKTATTLSQNFSSIVAGMSPVIGANAPLLSGSNPTSKPATVSGAVFNVATSVIGAGIMSLPATLKVLGVIPALVLILVIALLAEISVEFLMRFTRSGETTTYSGVMREAFGPLGAAASRLAVVINNMGCLIMYQIIMADVFSGNNPEGEVHLGVLQQWFGVHWWNSREFALIFTMIFILFPLVLYRRVESLKFSSAVATLLAVAFVTICSVSAIIALAEGKTQTPRLVPRLDTHSSFFDLFTAVPVIVASYTFHFNVHPIGFELGKPSQLTKAVRIALILCALIYFSIGLFGYLLFGDSTQSDILINFDRSADSSFGHLLNTLVRLSYALHILLTFPVLNFSLRTNVDEFLFPKKPLLATDNKRFMILTLALLALSYTAAVAIPDIWYIFQFMGSTSSVCLSFVFPGSIVLRDIHGISTRKDKIIALVMVILAVGTSVTAMSNNIYKLF; encoded by the exons atGATGGCATTATCGTCTTTCAAATACTTCAATAAATACAAATTCCCTATAAAAACTTCATCTGGCAAAAAACAAGACAAAACAGCAACAACACTTTCTCAAAACTTTTCTTCCATTGTCGCCGGAATGTCGCCGGTTATCGGAGCAAACGCGCCTCTCTTGTCAGGATCCAATCCTACTTCGAAACCCGCAACGGTGTCAGGTGCAGTGTTCAATGTCGCAACAAGCGTAATTGGCGCCGGAATTATGTCTCTTCCGGCGACTCTGAAGGTTCTCGGTGTGATTCCGGCGTTAGTTTTGATTCTGGTGATAGCTTTACTGGCTGAAATTTCTGTTGAATTTTTAATGAGGTTTACGCGTTCGGGTGAAACCACGACGTATTCTGGAGTTATGAGAGAAGCTTTTGGCCCCTTAGGAGCTGCTGCATCTCGACTTGCCGTTGTGATTAATAATATGGGGTGTTTAATTATGTACCAAATTATTATGG CGGATGTATTTTCTGGAAATAATCCTGAAGGAGAAGTACATTTGGGTGTTTTGCAACAATGGTTTGGGGTTCATTGGTGGAATTCAAGAGAGTTTGCTTTAATATTTACCATGATCTTCATTTTGTTTCCATTGGTATTGTACCGACGCGTAG AGTCATTGAAGTTCAGTTCTGCAGTAGCAACTCTTCTGGCTGTGGCATTTGTTACAATATGTTCTGTGTCGGCAATTATTGCTCTTGCCGAAGGAAAAACACAGACACCTAGACTGGTCCCTCGTTTGGACACACATTCATCTTTCTTTGATCTTTTCACTGCAGTTCCGGTCATTGTAGCATCCTACACATTTCATTTTAATG TTCATCCAATTGGATTTGAGCTTGGAAAACCATCACAACTGACAAAAGCAGTTAGAATAGCACTAATCCTATGTGCACTAATATACTTCTCAATCGGTCTATTTGGTTACCTTTTATTCGGCGATTCAACTCAATCAGACATTCTAATCAATTTCGACCGAAGTGCTGATTCATCTTTCGGTCATTTGCTCAATACTTTGGTCCGTTTAAGCTATGCTTTACATATCTTGTTGACATTTCCTGTCCTGAACTTTTCATTGAGAACCAACGTTGATGAATTTCTATTCCCTAAAAAGCCTTTGTTAGCCACAGATAACAAGAGGTTTATGATCTTGACACTCGCTCTGTTGGCTCTTAGTTACACTGCTGCTGTAGCGATTCCGGATATTTGGTACATTTTTCAGTTTATGGGATCAACCTCatctgtttgtctttcctttgtTTTCCCTGGTTCTATTGTTTTAAG GGATATTCATGGTATTTCAACGAGAAAGGACAAGATTATAGCACTTGTTATGGTTATACTAGCCGTAGGAACAAGTGTGACTGCTATGTCCAATAACATCTATAAGCTGTTTTAG
- the LOC131617661 gene encoding ribosome biogenesis protein NOP53, with protein MGKKSKTSRKGKKAWRANISTEEIEDFFEKSTKDALSGGSLQAVSSDSLFFEDKSKDLAVKKKIEKHREKVLRVDSVLQKNQFVVPVPSSTLKKSSKNRKAAPKGLVTNQDSHKDGSVVDSDVFDMWGDKDEDNKKVKKKSKPAHIAAVEVDPPGCSFNPTHESHQDTLATAVAEEMIKVYKNELGPEPVPLTVPGEAISEEDMYFLDVDDGNDDESDHENEGENGDAASENKPIKKKKVTRVVLNKRARHRAQLRKEAEAKRLKNFSKEIDSIPKIFAEIKNEDEEKKRKLLRRQTAKQEKLKVCPPRIGKHRFQPAPTQVLLSEEITGSIRKLKGCCTLIKDRYKSLEKRGLIVPKPRRNR; from the exons ATGGGGAAGAAATCGAAAACTTCAAGGAAGGGTAAGAAAGCATGGAGAGCTAACATAAGCACCGAAGAAATCGAAGATTTCTTTGAGAAATCAACAAAGGACGCTCTTTCCGGTGGTTCTCTTCAAGCAGTTTCCAGTGATTCCCTCTTTTTCGAAGACAAATCCAAAG ATCTTGCTGTAAAGAAGAAGATTGAAAAGCACAGAGAAAAAGTCCTTCGGGTTGACAGCGTGCTACAGAAAAACCAGTTTGTTGTACCAGTTCCATCTTCTACTCTGAAGAAGAGCTCGAAAAACCGAAAAGCTGCGCCTAAAGGTTTAGTCACCAATCAAGATAGTCATAAG GATGGGTCCGTGGTAGATTCTGACGTGTTTGATATGTGGGGTGATAAAG ATGAGGACAACAAGAAGGTGAAAAAG AAGTCAAAGCCGGCTCATATTGCAGCAGTAGAGGTTGATCCTCCAGGATGCTCTTTTAATCCTACGCATGAAAGTCATCAG GATACATTGGCTACTGCTGTTGCCGAAGAAATGATTAAAGTCTACAAAAACGAATTGGGCCCTGAACCGGTACCTTTAACTGTTCCTGGAGAAGCTATTTCTGAAGAAGAT ATGTATTTTCTTGATGTGGATGATGGGAACGATGATGAGAGTGATCATGAAAATGAGGGTGAAAACGGCGATGCTGCGTCAGAGAATAA GCCTATCAAAAAAAAGAAAGTGACTAGAGTTGTGTTGAATAAGAGAGCTCGACACAGAGCACAATTGAGAAAAGAAGCGGAGGCAAAGAGGTTGAAgaatttctcaaaagaaattgaTAG CATCCCAAAAATCTTTGCTGAAATTAAGAATGAAGATGaggaaaaaaagagaaaacttCTGAGGCGACAAACTGCTAAACAAGAGAAGTTGAAAGTATGTCCACCTCGCATAGGAAAGCACAG GTTTCAACCTGCTCCTACTCAAGTTTTATTAAGTGAAGAGATAACTGGATCCATCCGTAAGCTCAAG GGTTGTTGCACCCTTATAAAGGACCGGTATAAAAGCCTGGAAAAGAGAGGGTTGATTGTTCCCAAACCCAGGAGGAACAG GTAG